The genome window CATCAATGAACCAGAACGAAGCGGTAAAGTTTATGCCCGCGGGCATTTCTCTTATCTTTATGACCTGATTTTCGGTCTTATGGCCGGCAATACCGGAATATGATCCGAATGGAATAAGCGTGTAGGTCACGATCCCCTTTTTTATCTTTTGGTTGGCCATCGTGTTCTCAATATTTTCGGAATAGATCTTCGTGTAATTTCCCCTATTCGGCGCATCGATCGTATATATAATGCTCTTTTTCCTTGTGGATATCAGCGTTTTTTCAATGAATTGCTTTATCGCTTTCTTCGTATCATAGACCTGGGCATAGGGAAAATTCGATTCCGAGCGATACAGATCCGTCAAAAGACCGTTCAAATTTTTGGCCGCCTCGACCTTGTTTTCAAATGAATCGACGATCGTCTTGGGAGATTCCACCCAATAATAGGTGACTCCCTTATATCTGTTCGTGGTGAGATAATTCTCACTCTTCAGTTTTTCCAGGATGCTTATGGCCGTCGTCCGGGGAATGTCCGCTTTTTTCGCCACCTGCGCAGCTGTCGCTTCCCCAAGCTGGGTGAGAAATATGTAGACCCTTGTTTCGCTATCTTTGAATCCAAGATCTTTCAGAATGTCTTCAATTTTCTTTATCATATGTTTGAAATATTTATTATTCGGATGAATGCTTGAGAGAACAAGCCACGGCTCATCTCTACAGTCACATAATACACCAATTTCTCATTGTTGTCGAATTTTTTCGACAGTGGTTAGCTATATATTGCCTTATTTAAGCCCACATCTCGGCTCCCCTATTGTTTTTTGGCTTTTACCAAGGCGGATATTTGCAGTTTCGCTATACTGCAGATATTGGACATTAACAACTTAATATCGGTCCAAATACAAAAAAGGAGGAAGAAATGACGAAAGACAAAACCAGGGTGAGAACGATCGGATATC of Candidatus Paceibacterota bacterium contains these proteins:
- a CDS encoding helix-turn-helix domain-containing protein, with translation MIKKIEDILKDLGFKDSETRVYIFLTQLGEATAAQVAKKADIPRTTAISILEKLKSENYLTTNRYKGVTYYWVESPKTIVDSFENKVEAAKNLNGLLTDLYRSESNFPYAQVYDTKKAIKQFIEKTLISTRKKSIIYTIDAPNRGNYTKIYSENIENTMANQKIKKGIVTYTLIPFGSYSGIAGHKTENQVIKIREMPAGINFTASFWFIDDLMVHFSGNPPFVAAIKHDRIVQSMKSVYDFLWNISEAKN